A genomic region of Ursus arctos isolate Adak ecotype North America unplaced genomic scaffold, UrsArc2.0 scaffold_8, whole genome shotgun sequence contains the following coding sequences:
- the LOC113268744 gene encoding lithostathine-like: MLPPLALPSMSWMLLSCLMFLAQVQGEDIQKDVPAPRISCPKGSKAYASHCYALFMTPKSWMDADMACQKRPSGHLVSVLSGAEASFVASLLKNNVNTYSNIWIGLHDPTEGYEPNAGGWEWSSDDVLNYLAWEKDPSTIANPGYCGSLSRSTGYLRWKDYNCGIKLPYVCKFKD, from the exons ATGCTGCCTCCCCTGGCCCTCCCCAGCATGTCCTGGATGCTGCTTTCCTGCCTGATGTTCCTGGCTCAGGTCCAAG GTGAAGACATCCAGAAGGATGTGCCTGCTCCACGCATCAGCTGTCCCAAAGGCTCCAAGGCTTATGCCTCCCACTGCTATGCTTTGTTTATGACACCAAAATCCTGGATGGACGCAGAT ATGGCCTGCCAGAAGAGGCCCTCGGGACACCTTgtgtctgtgctcagtggggctGAGGCATCCTTTGTGGCCTCCCTGCTCAAGAACAATGTGAACACCTACTCAAATATCTGGATTGGGCTCCATGACCCCACAGAG GGCTATGAGCCCAATGCAGGTGGATGGGAGTGGAGTAGCGATGATGTGCTGAATTACCTTGCCTGGGAGAAAGACCCCTCCACTATTGCAAACCCTGGCTATTGTGGGAGTCTGTCAAGAAGCACAG GATATCTGAGATGGAAAGATTACAACTGTGgtataaagctaccctatgtttGCAAGTTCAAGGACTAG